A portion of the Acidisarcina polymorpha genome contains these proteins:
- the neuC gene encoding UDP-N-acetylglucosamine 2-epimerase, with translation MSRTIAVVTSSRADYSHLYWPLRALAEHADVQLKLIVFGAHLSPEFGLTVQEIERDGFPIDGRIECLLSSDTDVGMAKTIGLATLSFADLLGSMRPDILLIIADRYEMLAPASVALALRIPIAHIEGGEVSEGAIDDAVRNALTKMSHVHFTSTEMARERVIAMGEEPWRVHRAGAPSLDHLIERKLYSKQELESRLDIRLGGDTLLVAYHPVTLLQQTTAESDALFGALAAIEGHVLFCYPNADAGSRTLIQRSRAFAASRSHSRIFTNLDALTYWSLLAQVELLLGNSSSGIMETASFRLPTVNVGIRQKGRERAQNVIDVASNSEDIVAAIQRARSPEFKELLAGMENPYGDGHASQRIVDVLTTVPLDRCLLIKRATEISH, from the coding sequence ATGAGCAGGACGATTGCGGTCGTAACCTCCTCTCGCGCCGACTACAGCCATCTTTATTGGCCGCTCCGGGCACTTGCCGAACATGCCGATGTGCAACTGAAGTTGATTGTCTTTGGGGCCCATCTCTCCCCGGAATTCGGCTTGACTGTCCAGGAGATCGAGAGAGACGGTTTTCCGATCGATGGCCGCATCGAATGTCTGCTTAGTTCGGATACCGATGTCGGCATGGCGAAGACGATCGGGCTCGCCACGCTGAGCTTTGCCGACCTCTTGGGCAGCATGCGTCCGGACATCCTGCTAATTATTGCCGACCGCTATGAGATGCTGGCGCCCGCTTCGGTAGCGCTGGCCTTACGGATTCCAATCGCCCACATTGAGGGCGGCGAGGTAAGCGAAGGCGCTATCGACGATGCGGTGCGCAATGCATTGACCAAGATGAGCCATGTGCATTTCACATCCACTGAAATGGCGCGAGAGCGGGTGATTGCGATGGGCGAAGAGCCGTGGCGCGTGCATCGGGCCGGCGCTCCTTCACTCGATCACTTGATAGAGCGCAAGCTGTATTCCAAGCAAGAACTTGAATCTCGCCTGGACATCCGACTGGGTGGGGATACACTGCTGGTGGCGTATCATCCCGTTACCTTGCTGCAACAGACAACCGCGGAGTCTGATGCGTTGTTTGGGGCTTTAGCCGCGATCGAGGGGCACGTCCTGTTTTGTTATCCGAACGCCGACGCTGGCAGCCGCACCCTGATCCAGCGCTCGCGAGCGTTCGCCGCAAGTCGTAGCCACAGTCGCATCTTCACCAACCTCGATGCCCTAACCTACTGGAGTCTGCTTGCGCAGGTTGAATTATTACTTGGTAACTCCAGTAGCGGAATTATGGAGACAGCTTCGTTCCGGCTGCCGACGGTCAATGTCGGAATACGCCAGAAGGGTCGCGAACGCGCCCAGAATGTCATCGATGTTGCGTCGAATTCGGAGGACATCGTTGCCGCGATTCAGCGGGCGCGGAGCCCTGAATTCAAGGAATTACTGGCTGGCATGGAAAACCCGTATGGCGACGGCCATGCCTCGCAGAGGATCGTCGATGTGCTCACCACTGTGCCACTCGATCGGTGTCTTCTGATCAAGCGGGCTACAGAGATTTCTCATTGA